The Thunnus thynnus chromosome 24, fThuThy2.1, whole genome shotgun sequence genome window below encodes:
- the LOC137177497 gene encoding V-set domain containing T-cell activation inhibitor 1-like isoform X2 gives MLIILVCSLNTVRCLDEVRVYIGDVALLPCIYNNTVPEKVTISWRDKDNNNVLDIKENIPDWKSQSEKFKGRVTSFSNLYKEGNFSISLKEVQQGDAGVYECNIKVPEGSQRKVKLIVTGERPKKTTTAPAQTGGAAAVTPASLRLLLLSAGLSVLLCSLTVNCNSILL, from the exons ATGTTGATCATCTTGGTTTGCAGTTTGAATACAG TCAGGTGTCTGGATGAAGTCAGGGTTTATATCGGAGACGTTGCCCTGCTGCCCTGCATCTACAACAACACTGTGCCTGAGAAGGTCACCATCTCCTGGAGggacaaagacaacaacaacgTCCTGGACATCAAAGAAAACATCCCGGACTGGAAATCACAGAGTGAGAAGTTTAAGGGTCGAGTGACGAGTTTCTCTAATCTGTACAAGGAGGGAAACTTCTCCATCAGCCTGAAGGAGGTCCAGCAGGGAGACGCCGGCGTGTACGAATGTAACATCAAAGTCCCTGAAGGATCCCAGCGGAAGGTCAAACTCATCGTCACAG GTGAACGTCCTAAAAAAACAACGACTGCTCCAGCACAAACAGGTGGCGCCGCTGCAGTAACACCAGCCTCCctccggctgctgctgctctctgctggtctGTCTGTGTTACTGTGCAGTTTGACTGTAAACTGCAACAGTATCCTGCTTTAA
- the LOC137177497 gene encoding T-cell surface glycoprotein CD4-like isoform X1: MAALLSLGVRMLIILVCSLNTVRCLDEVRVYIGDVALLPCIYNNTVPEKVTISWRDKDNNNVLDIKENIPDWKSQSEKFKGRVTSFSNLYKEGNFSISLKEVQQGDAGVYECNIKVPEGSQRKVKLIVTGERPKKTTTAPAQTGGAAAVTPASLRLLLLSAGLSVLLCSLTVNCNSILL, from the exons ATGGCCGCTTTATTGAG TTTGGGAGTTCGTATGTTGATCATCTTGGTTTGCAGTTTGAATACAG TCAGGTGTCTGGATGAAGTCAGGGTTTATATCGGAGACGTTGCCCTGCTGCCCTGCATCTACAACAACACTGTGCCTGAGAAGGTCACCATCTCCTGGAGggacaaagacaacaacaacgTCCTGGACATCAAAGAAAACATCCCGGACTGGAAATCACAGAGTGAGAAGTTTAAGGGTCGAGTGACGAGTTTCTCTAATCTGTACAAGGAGGGAAACTTCTCCATCAGCCTGAAGGAGGTCCAGCAGGGAGACGCCGGCGTGTACGAATGTAACATCAAAGTCCCTGAAGGATCCCAGCGGAAGGTCAAACTCATCGTCACAG GTGAACGTCCTAAAAAAACAACGACTGCTCCAGCACAAACAGGTGGCGCCGCTGCAGTAACACCAGCCTCCctccggctgctgctgctctctgctggtctGTCTGTGTTACTGTGCAGTTTGACTGTAAACTGCAACAGTATCCTGCTTTAA
- the LOC137177496 gene encoding CD276 antigen homolog isoform X2, giving the protein MAALLSLGVRMLIILVCSLNTVRCLDEVKAYIGDVALLPCIYNDAVPDKVTISWRDKDNNNVLDIKENIPKLESQSEKFKGRVTSFPDQYKKGNFSISLDRVQQGDAGVYECNIRVPGGSQQKVKLTVTGERPKKPPTPPARTGGAAAVTPASLRLLLLSAGITAGRTKGKHLHLKQ; this is encoded by the exons ATGGCCGCTTTATTGAG TTTGGGAGTTCGTATGTTGATCATCTTGGTTTGCAGTTTGAATACAG TCAGGTGTCTGGATGAAGTCAAGGCTTATATCGGAGACGTTGCCCTGCTGCCCTGCATCTACAACGACGCCGTGCCTGATAAGGTCACCATCTCCTGGAGggacaaagacaacaacaacgTCCTGGACATCAAAGAAAACATCCCGAAGTTGGAATCACAGAGTGAGAAGTTTAAGGGTCGAGTGACGAGTTTCCCTGATCAGTACAAGAAGGGAAACTTCTCCATCAGCCTGGACAGGGTCCAGCAGGGAGACGCCGGCGTGTATGAATGTAACATCCGAGTCCCTGGCGGATCCCAGCAGAAGGTCAAACTCACCGTCACAG GTGAACGTCCTAAAAAACCACCGACTCCTCCAGCACGAACAGGTGGCGCCGCTGCAGTAACACCAGCCTCCctccggctgctgctgctctctgctg GAATTACTGCTGGAAGGACAAAGGGAAAACACCTGCACCTTAAACAATGA
- the LOC137177496 gene encoding V-set domain containing T-cell activation inhibitor 1-like isoform X3 — protein MLIILVCSLNTVRCLDEVKAYIGDVALLPCIYNDAVPDKVTISWRDKDNNNVLDIKENIPKLESQSEKFKGRVTSFPDQYKKGNFSISLDRVQQGDAGVYECNIRVPGGSQQKVKLTVTGERPKKPPTPPARTGGAAAVTPASLRLLLLSAGLSVLLCSLTVNCNSILL, from the exons ATGTTGATCATCTTGGTTTGCAGTTTGAATACAG TCAGGTGTCTGGATGAAGTCAAGGCTTATATCGGAGACGTTGCCCTGCTGCCCTGCATCTACAACGACGCCGTGCCTGATAAGGTCACCATCTCCTGGAGggacaaagacaacaacaacgTCCTGGACATCAAAGAAAACATCCCGAAGTTGGAATCACAGAGTGAGAAGTTTAAGGGTCGAGTGACGAGTTTCCCTGATCAGTACAAGAAGGGAAACTTCTCCATCAGCCTGGACAGGGTCCAGCAGGGAGACGCCGGCGTGTATGAATGTAACATCCGAGTCCCTGGCGGATCCCAGCAGAAGGTCAAACTCACCGTCACAG GTGAACGTCCTAAAAAACCACCGACTCCTCCAGCACGAACAGGTGGCGCCGCTGCAGTAACACCAGCCTCCctccggctgctgctgctctctgctggtctGTCTGTGTTACTGTGCAGTTTGACTGTAAACTGCAACAGTATCCTGCTTTAA
- the LOC137177496 gene encoding CD276 antigen homolog isoform X1 produces the protein MAALLSLGVRMLIILVCSLNTVRCLDEVKAYIGDVALLPCIYNDAVPDKVTISWRDKDNNNVLDIKENIPKLESQSEKFKGRVTSFPDQYKKGNFSISLDRVQQGDAGVYECNIRVPGGSQQKVKLTVTGERPKKPPTPPARTGGAAAVTPASLRLLLLSAGLSVLLCSLTVNCNSILL, from the exons ATGGCCGCTTTATTGAG TTTGGGAGTTCGTATGTTGATCATCTTGGTTTGCAGTTTGAATACAG TCAGGTGTCTGGATGAAGTCAAGGCTTATATCGGAGACGTTGCCCTGCTGCCCTGCATCTACAACGACGCCGTGCCTGATAAGGTCACCATCTCCTGGAGggacaaagacaacaacaacgTCCTGGACATCAAAGAAAACATCCCGAAGTTGGAATCACAGAGTGAGAAGTTTAAGGGTCGAGTGACGAGTTTCCCTGATCAGTACAAGAAGGGAAACTTCTCCATCAGCCTGGACAGGGTCCAGCAGGGAGACGCCGGCGTGTATGAATGTAACATCCGAGTCCCTGGCGGATCCCAGCAGAAGGTCAAACTCACCGTCACAG GTGAACGTCCTAAAAAACCACCGACTCCTCCAGCACGAACAGGTGGCGCCGCTGCAGTAACACCAGCCTCCctccggctgctgctgctctctgctggtctGTCTGTGTTACTGTGCAGTTTGACTGTAAACTGCAACAGTATCCTGCTTTAA